A DNA window from Streptomyces bacillaris contains the following coding sequences:
- a CDS encoding sugar ABC transporter substrate-binding protein yields the protein MKRKLIAAIGVAGMLVSVAACGSDDKASSQDPKDRKETLTVWLMGEAQSTWPELVKDTNAEFNKKYPGVKVNVQYQQWADKVKKLDTSLGGDKFPDVVELGNTETMQYILNGALGEIDPSKYENSDTWIKGLKDTCTFEGKTYCVPYYASARLAVYNKDMLKAGTGSDALPQTEDEFLAAMDKVSAELGKKDKRASSLYFPGRYWYAAMSYVAAYGGQIATYDEGSKEWKSALSTPEAQKGLEHYVNLVKKYNKADQTKDEQDHANVMANEKAAVIYGQAWEAGSVTGGENGNPKLEGKIATAGMPGPEGKALPSFIGGSDLATISKSKIQDLGEEWIALYTNAKGGEVLASKNVLPNNEKQLEPLKSKPETAAIANAVPDAWFTPIAPGWASVEKEEILENLLLEILKGSSVADASKKADDKINALINKKA from the coding sequence GTGAAGCGCAAGCTCATCGCGGCGATCGGTGTCGCGGGCATGTTGGTTTCGGTCGCGGCGTGTGGTTCCGACGACAAGGCGTCGTCGCAGGACCCGAAGGACCGTAAGGAAACCCTGACCGTCTGGCTCATGGGCGAGGCCCAGTCCACCTGGCCCGAGCTGGTCAAGGACACCAATGCCGAGTTCAACAAGAAGTACCCGGGCGTCAAGGTCAACGTTCAATACCAGCAGTGGGCCGACAAGGTCAAGAAGCTGGACACCTCCCTCGGTGGCGACAAATTCCCGGATGTTGTCGAACTCGGCAACACCGAGACCATGCAGTACATCCTGAATGGTGCGCTCGGGGAAATCGACCCCAGCAAGTACGAGAACTCGGACACCTGGATCAAGGGTCTGAAGGACACCTGCACCTTCGAAGGCAAGACGTACTGCGTTCCTTACTACGCGAGTGCCCGCCTCGCCGTCTACAACAAGGACATGCTGAAGGCCGGCACCGGCAGCGACGCCCTCCCGCAGACCGAGGACGAGTTCCTCGCGGCGATGGACAAGGTCTCCGCCGAGCTGGGCAAGAAGGACAAGCGCGCCTCCTCGCTGTACTTCCCGGGCCGCTACTGGTACGCCGCGATGTCCTACGTCGCCGCCTACGGTGGCCAGATAGCCACCTACGACGAGGGCTCCAAGGAGTGGAAGTCCGCTCTGTCGACGCCCGAGGCGCAGAAGGGCCTGGAGCACTACGTCAACCTGGTCAAGAAGTACAACAAGGCCGACCAGACGAAGGACGAGCAGGACCACGCCAACGTCATGGCCAACGAGAAGGCCGCGGTCATCTACGGCCAGGCCTGGGAGGCCGGCAGCGTCACGGGCGGCGAGAACGGCAACCCGAAGCTCGAGGGCAAGATCGCCACGGCCGGTATGCCCGGCCCCGAGGGCAAGGCCCTCCCGTCCTTCATCGGCGGCTCGGACCTCGCGACGATCTCCAAGTCGAAGATCCAGGACCTCGGTGAGGAGTGGATCGCCCTCTACACCAACGCCAAGGGCGGCGAGGTCCTCGCCTCGAAGAACGTCCTCCCGAACAACGAGAAGCAGCTCGAGCCGCTGAAGTCGAAGCCGGAGACGGCCGCCATCGCCAACGCGGTGCCGGACGCCTGGTTCACGCCGATCGCGCCCGGCTGGGCCTCCGTCGAGAAGGAGGAGATCCTGGAGAACCTGCTCCTGGAGATCCTCAAGGGCTCCTCCGTCGCCGACGCCTCCAAGAAGGCCGACGACAAGATCAACGCCCTGATCAACAAGAAGGCCTGA
- a CDS encoding GntR family transcriptional regulator, translating to MGADGGSSGSETGNGARTARVPKYYRLKRHLLDMTDTLPPGTPVPPERTLAAEFDTSRTTVRQALQELVVEGRLERIQGKGTFVAKPKVSQALQLTSYTEDMRAQGLEPTSQLLDIGYVTADDTLAGLLDISTGGRVLRIERLRLASGEPMAIETTHLSAKRFPALRRSLVKYTSLYTALAEVYDVRLAEAEETIETSLATPREAGLLGTDVGLPMLMLSRHSIDGQGEPVEWVRSVYRGDRYKFVARLKRPTD from the coding sequence ATGGGTGCCGACGGGGGCAGTTCGGGGAGCGAGACCGGCAACGGTGCGCGCACCGCACGCGTACCGAAGTACTACCGGCTCAAGCGGCATCTCCTCGACATGACCGATACCTTGCCGCCCGGCACCCCGGTGCCGCCCGAGCGCACCCTGGCGGCCGAGTTCGACACCTCGCGCACCACCGTGCGCCAGGCCCTGCAGGAGCTGGTCGTCGAGGGCCGGCTCGAACGCATCCAGGGCAAGGGGACCTTCGTCGCCAAGCCGAAGGTCTCCCAGGCGCTCCAGCTGACCTCGTACACCGAGGACATGCGCGCCCAGGGCCTGGAGCCGACGTCCCAGCTGCTCGACATCGGCTATGTCACGGCGGACGACACGCTCGCCGGACTGCTGGACATCTCGACGGGCGGCCGGGTGCTGCGCATCGAGCGGCTCCGGCTCGCCAGCGGGGAGCCGATGGCGATCGAGACCACCCACCTTTCGGCCAAACGCTTCCCGGCGCTGCGCCGTTCGCTGGTGAAGTACACCTCTCTCTACACCGCGCTCGCCGAGGTGTACGACGTCCGCCTGGCCGAGGCCGAGGAGACCATCGAGACCTCGCTCGCCACCCCGCGCGAGGCCGGTCTGCTGGGCACGGACGTGGGGCTGCCGATGCTGATGCTCTCCCGCCATTCCATCGATGGCCAGGGCGAACCGGTGGAGTGGGTGCGCTCGGTCTACCGGGGTGACCGGTACAAGTTCGTGGCCCGCCTGAAGCGGCCGACGGACTGA
- a CDS encoding carbon starvation CstA family protein, whose product MPESPTPAPPVPQAPGRRSLTPKSIVVWSLVALVGAIGWATLALSRGEEVSAAWMLAAALGSYAIAYRFYSRFIANRVLKADKNRATPAELQDNGVDFHPTDRRVLFGHHFAAIAGAGPLVGPVLAAQMGYLPGTIWLVVGVIFAGAVQDMVTLFFSTRRNGRSLGQMARDEIGPVGGIAALIAVFIIMIILLAVLALVIVNALAHSPWGVFSIGMTIPIALFMGVYLRILRPGKVSEVSLIGVALLLLAIVAGGWVAESSWADFFTLEPGTLVIWMIVYGFLASVLPVWLLLAPRDYLSTFMKVGTIALLALGVVVALPTLKMPAVTDFATNGQGPVFAGSMFPFVFITIACGALSGFHSLVSSGTTPKMVQKETQIRMIGYGAMLTESFVAIMAMIAACIIDPGLYFAINAPVGVIGDSVQSASEAVANFGFTITPDALAQAAKDVEEASLLSRTGGAPTFALGMAEIFSAVIGGTAMKAFWYHFAIMFEALFILTTVDAGTRVGRFMLQDMLGNAYKPFREVSWKPGVWFASAVVVGGWGYFLWVGVHDPLGGINQLFPLFGIANQLLAAVALAVCTTLLVKSGRLKWAWVTAVPLAWDVAVTLTASWQKIFSSDVKIGFFAQRDKYQAGIDAGEVLAPAKSMDDMRTIVTNSTVDGVLCALFALLIVVVLVDAGRVCYKAIRDPETVKLHETPFVQSKFVAPASLFATKEEKAELAEAGVGPEGGLRKEPAGTGSRT is encoded by the coding sequence ATGCCGGAATCGCCCACACCAGCACCACCGGTTCCACAGGCGCCGGGACGGCGGTCGCTGACCCCCAAGTCCATCGTCGTCTGGAGCCTCGTCGCCCTGGTCGGCGCCATCGGCTGGGCCACCCTCGCGCTCTCGCGGGGTGAGGAGGTGTCCGCCGCCTGGATGCTCGCGGCGGCGCTCGGCTCGTACGCCATCGCGTACCGCTTCTACTCCCGGTTCATCGCCAACCGGGTGCTGAAGGCGGACAAGAACCGGGCGACCCCGGCCGAACTGCAGGACAACGGTGTCGACTTCCACCCCACCGACCGCCGCGTCCTCTTCGGCCACCACTTCGCCGCCATCGCCGGGGCCGGTCCGCTGGTCGGCCCGGTGCTCGCGGCCCAGATGGGGTATCTGCCGGGCACGATCTGGCTCGTCGTCGGCGTCATCTTCGCCGGTGCCGTCCAGGACATGGTGACGCTGTTCTTCTCCACCCGCCGCAACGGCCGTTCGCTCGGCCAGATGGCGCGCGACGAGATAGGGCCGGTCGGCGGGATCGCCGCCCTGATCGCCGTCTTCATCATCATGATCATCCTGCTCGCGGTCCTCGCACTGGTCATCGTGAACGCGCTCGCCCACTCCCCGTGGGGCGTCTTCTCCATCGGCATGACGATCCCGATCGCCCTCTTCATGGGCGTCTACCTGCGCATCCTGCGGCCCGGCAAGGTCAGTGAGGTCTCCCTCATCGGCGTCGCGCTGCTGCTCCTCGCGATCGTCGCGGGCGGCTGGGTGGCCGAGTCCTCGTGGGCGGACTTCTTCACCCTGGAGCCGGGCACGCTGGTCATCTGGATGATCGTGTACGGGTTCCTCGCCTCCGTGCTCCCCGTCTGGCTGCTGCTCGCCCCGCGCGACTACCTCTCCACCTTCATGAAGGTCGGCACGATCGCGCTGCTCGCCCTCGGTGTGGTGGTCGCGCTGCCGACCCTGAAGATGCCCGCGGTCACCGACTTCGCCACCAACGGCCAGGGACCGGTCTTCGCCGGCTCGATGTTCCCGTTCGTCTTCATCACCATCGCCTGCGGCGCCCTCTCCGGCTTCCACTCCCTGGTCTCCTCCGGCACCACGCCGAAGATGGTCCAGAAGGAGACGCAGATCCGGATGATCGGCTACGGCGCCATGCTGACCGAGTCGTTCGTGGCGATCATGGCGATGATCGCGGCCTGCATCATCGACCCGGGGCTGTACTTCGCCATCAACGCGCCCGTCGGTGTGATCGGGGACAGCGTCCAGTCCGCCTCAGAGGCCGTGGCCAACTTCGGCTTCACCATCACCCCGGACGCCCTGGCCCAGGCCGCCAAGGACGTCGAGGAAGCCAGCCTGCTCTCCCGGACCGGCGGCGCGCCCACGTTCGCGCTCGGCATGGCGGAGATCTTCTCCGCAGTGATCGGTGGAACGGCGATGAAGGCGTTCTGGTACCACTTCGCCATCATGTTCGAGGCGCTCTTCATCCTCACCACCGTGGACGCCGGAACCCGGGTCGGGCGCTTCATGCTCCAGGACATGCTGGGCAACGCCTACAAGCCGTTCCGCGAGGTCAGCTGGAAGCCGGGCGTCTGGTTCGCCAGCGCCGTCGTGGTCGGCGGCTGGGGCTACTTCCTCTGGGTCGGCGTGCACGACCCGCTGGGCGGCATCAACCAGCTCTTCCCGCTCTTCGGCATCGCCAACCAGCTGCTGGCCGCTGTCGCGCTCGCCGTCTGCACCACCCTGCTGGTGAAGTCCGGCCGCCTGAAGTGGGCCTGGGTCACCGCCGTACCGCTCGCCTGGGACGTGGCGGTCACCCTCACCGCGAGCTGGCAGAAGATCTTCTCCTCGGACGTGAAGATCGGCTTCTTCGCCCAGCGCGACAAGTACCAGGCGGGCATCGACGCGGGCGAGGTGCTGGCCCCCGCCAAGTCCATGGACGACATGCGGACCATCGTCACCAACTCCACCGTCGACGGGGTGCTCTGCGCGCTCTTCGCCCTCCTCATCGTCGTCGTCCTCGTGGACGCCGGCCGGGTCTGCTACAAGGCCATCCGCGACCCGGAGACCGTCAAGCTCCACGAAACGCCGTTCGTGCAGTCGAAGTTCGTCGCCCCGGCCTCGCTCTTCGCCACCAAGGAGGAGAAGGCCGAGCTGGCGGAGGCCGGTGTCGGACCCGAGGGCGGCCTGCGCAAGGAGCCGGCCGGGACGGGGAGCCGGACATGA
- a CDS encoding YbdD/YjiX family protein — translation MTVADVRRLAGRIRFYVRELTGEAAYDRYVAHARTHDPDTPVMSRRAFEHSRTDAREADPREGFRCC, via the coding sequence ATGACCGTCGCGGACGTACGGCGGCTGGCGGGACGGATCCGTTTCTACGTCCGTGAGCTGACCGGCGAGGCCGCGTACGACCGCTATGTGGCGCACGCCAGGACACACGATCCGGACACGCCGGTGATGAGCCGCCGGGCCTTCGAGCACAGCCGCACGGACGCCCGCGAGGCGGACCCCCGCGAGGGCTTCCGCTGCTGCTGA
- a CDS encoding GNAT family N-acetyltransferase produces MDLTIRVAEPGEYAVLGEIIAEAYLGDGLLDGPQDPYLLRLRAVEQRAAEAEVLVALDADGVVLGGVTYAAPGTPWRDISGPDEAEFRMLAVARAGRGRGVGEALVRACVERARSAEGVRGLVLSTQPAMLPAHRIYRRLGFLRTPERDWEPVPGLRLLTFRLELEAAS; encoded by the coding sequence ATGGATCTGACGATCAGGGTGGCGGAGCCCGGCGAGTACGCCGTACTCGGCGAGATCATCGCCGAGGCCTATCTCGGCGATGGTCTGCTGGACGGCCCTCAGGACCCCTACCTTCTCAGACTGCGGGCAGTGGAGCAGCGGGCGGCCGAGGCCGAGGTGCTCGTGGCGCTCGACGCGGACGGGGTGGTGCTCGGCGGTGTGACGTATGCCGCTCCCGGCACTCCGTGGCGCGATATCTCCGGTCCGGACGAGGCCGAGTTCCGGATGCTCGCCGTGGCCCGCGCGGGGCGGGGACGGGGCGTGGGAGAGGCGCTCGTACGGGCGTGCGTCGAGCGGGCCCGGTCCGCCGAAGGCGTCCGGGGGCTGGTGCTGTCGACGCAGCCGGCCATGCTCCCGGCCCATAGGATCTACCGTCGGCTCGGCTTTCTGCGGACCCCTGAGCGGGACTGGGAGCCGGTGCCGGGCCTGCGCCTCCTGACCTTCCGGCTGGAGCTGGAGGCGGCCTCCTGA
- a CDS encoding ribonucleoside-diphosphate reductase subunit alpha, whose protein sequence is MTIAPADPVSATESAASTASGEGTTDGPGTALLRTLTDLTVDLPDTDPGRVAASALRGRNARSDEAELRTLATEAAAGLISEDPAYSKLAARLLTRTIADEAASQGATSFSASVAVGHREGLIADRTAAFVELHSEALDALVERTLAEGADDRFGYFGLRTLHSRYLLRHPLTRQVIETPQHFMLRVAAGLAEDESVRALDEVAALYGLMSKLDYLPSSPTLFNSGTRHPQMSSCYLLDSPKDELDSIYDRYHQVARLSKHAGGIGLSYSRIRARGSLIRGTNGHSNGIVPFLKTLDASVAAVNQGGRRKGAAAVYLETWHADIEEFLELRDNTGEDQRRTHNLNLAHWIPDEFMRRVDADTEWSLFSPADVPELVDLWGDEFDAAYRAAEAKGLARKTMPARELYGRMMRTLAQTGQGWMTFKDASNRTANQTAEPGRVVHSSNLCTEILEVTNDGETAVCNLGSVNLGAFVADGTIDWDRLDSTVRTAVTFLDRVVDINFYPTEQAGNSNSRWRPVGLGAMGLQDVFFQLRLPFDSPEARALSTKISERIMLAAYEASCDLAERSGPLPAWSETRAARGVLHPDHYDTELNWPERWDALRARIAKTGMRNSLLLAIAPTATIASIAGVYECIEPQVSNLFKRETLSGEFLQVNAYLVDELKKLGVWDARTREALREASGSVQGFAWIPEDVRALYRTAWEIPQRGLIDMAAARTPFLDQSQSLNLFLETPTIGKLSSMYAYAWKQGLKTTYYLRSRPATRIARAASGQAAAAAPIPVQQATAPDADAIACSLENPESCEACQ, encoded by the coding sequence GTGACCATCGCGCCCGCCGATCCGGTTTCAGCCACCGAATCCGCTGCCTCCACCGCGTCCGGAGAAGGCACGACCGACGGACCCGGGACCGCCCTGCTGCGGACCCTGACCGACCTCACCGTCGATCTGCCCGACACCGACCCCGGACGGGTCGCCGCCTCCGCGCTCCGCGGGCGCAACGCCCGCTCCGACGAGGCCGAGCTGCGCACGCTGGCCACCGAGGCGGCGGCGGGCCTGATCTCCGAGGACCCGGCGTACTCCAAGCTCGCCGCCCGGCTGCTGACCCGGACGATCGCCGACGAGGCCGCGAGCCAGGGCGCCACCTCCTTCTCCGCCTCGGTCGCCGTCGGCCACCGCGAGGGCCTGATCGCGGACCGCACCGCCGCCTTCGTGGAGCTGCACTCCGAGGCGCTGGACGCGCTGGTGGAGCGGACGCTGGCCGAGGGCGCGGACGACCGCTTCGGCTACTTCGGTCTCCGTACGCTGCACAGCCGTTACCTGCTGCGCCACCCGCTCACCCGTCAGGTCATCGAGACCCCGCAGCACTTCATGCTGCGCGTGGCCGCCGGTCTGGCCGAGGACGAGTCGGTGCGGGCCCTGGACGAGGTCGCCGCGCTCTACGGGCTGATGAGCAAGCTGGACTACCTCCCCTCCTCCCCCACGCTCTTCAACTCCGGCACCCGGCACCCGCAGATGTCCTCCTGCTATCTGCTGGACTCCCCCAAGGACGAGCTGGACTCGATCTACGACCGCTACCACCAGGTGGCGCGCCTCTCGAAGCACGCGGGCGGCATCGGCCTCTCCTACTCCCGTATCCGCGCCCGGGGTTCGCTGATCCGGGGCACCAACGGGCACTCCAACGGCATCGTGCCGTTCCTCAAGACGCTGGACGCCTCCGTGGCGGCGGTGAACCAGGGCGGCCGGCGCAAGGGCGCGGCGGCGGTCTACCTGGAGACCTGGCACGCGGACATCGAGGAGTTCCTGGAGCTGCGCGACAACACGGGTGAGGACCAGCGGCGTACGCACAACCTCAACCTGGCGCACTGGATCCCGGACGAGTTCATGCGCCGGGTCGACGCGGACACCGAGTGGTCGCTCTTCTCCCCCGCCGACGTGCCCGAGCTGGTCGACCTGTGGGGCGACGAGTTCGACGCGGCCTACCGCGCGGCCGAGGCCAAGGGCCTGGCCCGCAAGACGATGCCGGCGCGTGAGCTGTACGGCCGGATGATGCGCACCCTCGCCCAGACCGGCCAGGGGTGGATGACGTTCAAGGACGCCTCCAACCGGACCGCGAACCAGACCGCCGAGCCGGGCCGGGTCGTGCACTCCTCGAACCTGTGCACGGAGATCCTGGAGGTCACCAACGACGGTGAGACGGCCGTCTGCAACCTGGGCTCGGTCAACCTGGGCGCGTTCGTGGCCGACGGCACGATCGACTGGGACCGTCTGGACTCCACCGTCCGTACGGCCGTGACCTTCCTCGACCGGGTCGTCGACATCAACTTCTACCCGACCGAGCAGGCCGGGAACTCCAACTCCCGCTGGCGGCCGGTCGGTCTGGGCGCCATGGGCCTCCAGGACGTCTTCTTCCAGCTGCGCCTGCCGTTCGACTCGCCCGAGGCCCGCGCGCTCTCCACGAAGATCTCCGAGCGGATCATGCTGGCCGCGTACGAGGCGTCCTGCGACCTGGCCGAGCGCTCGGGCCCGCTGCCCGCGTGGTCGGAGACGCGTGCCGCGCGCGGTGTGCTCCACCCCGACCACTACGACACCGAGCTGAACTGGCCCGAGCGCTGGGACGCCCTGCGCGCCCGGATCGCCAAGACCGGCATGCGCAACTCGCTGCTGCTCGCCATCGCGCCGACCGCGACGATCGCCTCGATCGCCGGTGTGTACGAGTGCATCGAGCCGCAGGTCTCCAACCTGTTCAAGCGCGAGACGCTCAGCGGCGAGTTCCTCCAGGTGAACGCCTACCTGGTGGACGAGCTGAAGAAGCTCGGCGTCTGGGACGCCCGCACCCGTGAGGCGCTGCGCGAGGCCAGCGGCTCGGTCCAGGGCTTCGCGTGGATCCCCGAGGACGTGCGGGCGCTGTACCGCACGGCGTGGGAGATCCCGCAGCGCGGTCTGATCGACATGGCGGCGGCCCGTACGCCGTTCCTCGACCAGAGCCAGTCGCTCAACCTGTTCCTGGAGACGCCGACGATCGGCAAGCTCTCCTCGATGTACGCGTACGCCTGGAAGCAGGGGCTGAAGACGACGTACTACCTCCGCTCGCGCCCGGCGACCCGGATCGCCCGTGCCGCGTCCGGCCAGGCGGCGGCCGCCGCCCCCATCCCCGTACAGCAGGCGACGGCTCCTGACGCGGACGCCATCGCCTGCTCCCTCGAAAACCCCGAGTCCTGCGAGGCCTGCCAGTAA
- a CDS encoding ribonucleotide-diphosphate reductase subunit beta: MSTTNNEKNLLDPGFELTLRPMRYPDFYERYRDAIKNTWTVEEVDLHSDVADLAKLSPGEQHMIGRLVAFFATGDSIVANNLVLTLYKHINSPEARLYLSRQLFEEAVHVQFYLTLLDTYLPDPDDRAAAFAAVENIPSIREKAQFCFKWMDSVETIDRLETKADRRRFLLNLICFAACIEGLFFYGAFAYVYWFRSRGLLHGLATGTNWVFRDETMHMNFAFEVVDTVRKEEPELFDDALQQQVTDMLKEAVEAELQFGRDLCGEGLPGMNTESMRQYLECVADQRLARLGFPTVYGSENPFSFMELQGVQELTNFFERRPSAYQVAVEGSVGFDDDF, translated from the coding sequence ATGAGCACCACGAACAACGAGAAGAACCTGCTCGACCCGGGATTCGAGCTGACCCTGCGTCCCATGCGCTACCCGGACTTCTACGAGCGCTACCGGGACGCGATCAAGAACACCTGGACCGTGGAGGAGGTCGACCTCCACTCGGACGTGGCCGACCTCGCCAAGCTGTCGCCGGGTGAGCAGCACATGATCGGCCGCCTGGTCGCCTTCTTCGCGACCGGCGACTCGATCGTGGCGAACAACCTGGTCCTGACGCTGTACAAGCACATCAACTCCCCCGAGGCGCGGCTGTACCTGTCGCGGCAGCTCTTCGAGGAGGCCGTGCACGTCCAGTTCTATCTGACGCTGCTGGACACCTACCTGCCCGACCCGGACGACCGGGCGGCGGCGTTCGCGGCGGTGGAGAACATCCCCTCCATCCGCGAGAAGGCGCAGTTCTGCTTCAAGTGGATGGACTCGGTCGAGACGATCGACCGCCTGGAGACGAAGGCCGACCGCCGTCGCTTCCTGCTGAACCTGATCTGCTTCGCGGCGTGCATCGAGGGGCTGTTCTTCTACGGCGCCTTCGCCTACGTCTACTGGTTCCGCTCGCGCGGTCTGCTGCACGGCCTCGCCACGGGCACCAACTGGGTCTTCCGTGACGAGACGATGCACATGAACTTCGCCTTCGAGGTCGTGGACACCGTCCGCAAGGAGGAGCCCGAGCTCTTCGACGACGCTCTCCAGCAGCAGGTCACCGACATGCTGAAGGAGGCCGTCGAGGCGGAGCTGCAGTTCGGCCGCGACCTGTGCGGCGAGGGCCTGCCCGGCATGAACACCGAGTCGATGCGCCAGTACCTGGAGTGCGTCGCCGACCAGCGCCTGGCCCGCCTGGGCTTCCCGACGGTGTACGGCTCGGAGAACCCGTTCTCCTTCATGGAACTGCAGGGCGTCCAGGAGCTGACGAACTTCTTCGAGCGCCGCCCGTCCGCCTACCAGGTGGCGGTGGAGGGCTCGGTCGGGTTCGACGACGACTTCTAG
- a CDS encoding ABC transporter ATP-binding protein: MPVIEVADLVKEFSRPKRQEGPFAGIRTLLTREQTVKRAVDGVSFTVEQGEMVGYLGPNGAGKSTTIKMLTGILVPTSGTVTVAGATPWRDRSHNARRIGVVFGQRSQLWWDLPLRDSLWLIGRLYDVPQARFRERQRQFSEVLDLGPFLDTPVRQLSLGQRMRGDLAAAMLYDPDILYLDEPTVGLDVIAKERIRTFVGELNRESGTTVVLTTHDLDDVEELCDRIVLIDHGRVAYDGAVDELKARYAPHRELVVQTDRLESVEGAEVVRREDGKVWLRFDPVRTPPAELVAAVLAQHRVTDLSIVEPELESVIHRIYADRG; this comes from the coding sequence ATGCCCGTCATCGAAGTGGCAGACCTCGTCAAGGAGTTCAGCCGACCCAAACGGCAGGAGGGCCCCTTCGCGGGCATCCGTACGCTGCTGACCAGGGAACAGACCGTCAAGCGTGCCGTCGACGGCGTCAGCTTCACGGTCGAGCAGGGCGAGATGGTCGGCTATCTCGGCCCCAACGGCGCGGGGAAGTCCACCACCATCAAGATGCTCACCGGCATCCTCGTCCCCACGTCCGGCACGGTCACGGTCGCCGGTGCCACACCCTGGCGGGACCGGTCCCACAACGCCCGCCGGATAGGCGTGGTCTTCGGCCAGCGCAGCCAGCTCTGGTGGGACCTGCCCCTGCGGGACTCGCTCTGGCTGATCGGCCGTCTCTACGACGTGCCGCAGGCCCGGTTCCGCGAGAGGCAGCGGCAGTTCAGCGAGGTGCTGGACCTGGGCCCGTTCCTCGACACCCCCGTCCGCCAGCTCTCCCTGGGCCAGCGGATGCGCGGCGACCTCGCCGCCGCGATGCTCTACGACCCGGACATCCTCTACCTGGACGAGCCGACCGTCGGGCTCGACGTCATCGCCAAGGAGCGAATACGCACCTTCGTCGGGGAACTGAACCGGGAGTCGGGTACGACGGTCGTCCTCACCACCCACGACCTGGACGACGTCGAGGAACTCTGCGACCGGATCGTCCTCATCGATCACGGCAGGGTCGCCTACGACGGCGCGGTGGACGAACTGAAGGCCCGCTACGCCCCGCACCGGGAACTCGTGGTGCAGACCGACCGGCTGGAGAGCGTCGAGGGCGCGGAGGTCGTCCGCCGGGAGGACGGCAAGGTGTGGCTGCGCTTCGACCCCGTACGCACCCCGCCCGCCGAACTGGTGGCGGCGGTGCTGGCGCAGCACCGGGTGACCGACCTCTCGATCGTGGAACCCGAGCTGGAGAGCGTCATCCACCGGATCTACGCGGACCGCGGATGA
- a CDS encoding ABC transporter permease, whose protein sequence is MTAAPAPTRAKTSTASARQPLGTLLRAHLACARMEFRAALTYRTAYLSSFVMMLLQIWLLTVVWKALYDGRAEVDGLGLTTMTAYATLTTLQYQLVSPWRSSPIDQRVREGKVAVDLLRPVGFPGQMLAGQLGWASAAVPVLLVALPFALVIGAGQAPASAAAGFAYPVALVGALLVNQLLGLLLGLVSFWTLEVSGALMAYRFVAQFFSGALVPLWFMPGPVRAAAEWLPFQATAYTPAAVYLGQVEGPGIVAALGVQLAWIGALGALAAFVWSRARRRVMSQGG, encoded by the coding sequence ATGACCGCCGCACCGGCCCCCACCAGGGCGAAGACGTCCACCGCCTCCGCGAGGCAACCGCTCGGAACGCTGCTGCGGGCCCATCTCGCCTGCGCCCGGATGGAGTTCCGGGCCGCCCTCACCTACCGCACGGCCTATCTGTCGTCCTTCGTGATGATGCTCCTCCAGATCTGGCTGCTGACGGTGGTCTGGAAGGCCCTCTACGACGGCCGCGCGGAGGTGGACGGGCTCGGCCTCACCACCATGACGGCGTACGCGACGCTGACGACGCTCCAGTACCAGCTGGTCAGCCCGTGGCGGTCCTCCCCCATCGACCAGCGGGTCCGGGAGGGCAAGGTCGCCGTGGACCTGCTGCGGCCCGTCGGCTTCCCCGGGCAGATGCTCGCCGGCCAGCTCGGGTGGGCATCGGCCGCGGTCCCGGTCCTGCTGGTGGCCTTGCCGTTCGCGCTGGTGATCGGCGCCGGCCAGGCACCCGCCTCCGCAGCGGCGGGGTTCGCCTACCCCGTGGCGCTGGTCGGCGCGCTGCTCGTGAACCAGCTGCTCGGGCTGCTGCTCGGCCTGGTCTCCTTCTGGACCCTGGAGGTGAGCGGCGCCCTCATGGCCTACCGCTTCGTCGCACAGTTCTTCTCCGGGGCCCTGGTCCCGCTGTGGTTCATGCCAGGACCGGTCCGGGCCGCAGCGGAGTGGCTGCCCTTCCAGGCCACCGCGTACACCCCGGCTGCCGTCTACCTGGGCCAGGTCGAGGGCCCGGGCATCGTGGCCGCCCTCGGGGTCCAGCTCGCGTGGATCGGCGCGCTCGGCGCCCTGGCCGCGTTCGTCTGGTCGCGCGCCCGGCGCCGCGTCATGTCGCAGGGGGGCTGA